In the genome of Deinococcus psychrotolerans, one region contains:
- the preA gene encoding NAD-dependent dihydropyrimidine dehydrogenase subunit PreA, translating into MPDLSINFAGIRAPNPFWLASAPPTNSGYQVSKAFEYGWGGAVWKTIGPPVLNISNRYGGLSIGSQRLLAINNVELISDRPLDVNLREIAEVKRLWPDRAVIVSAMVDALPEAWRDIVMKIEDTGADGIELNYGCPQGMSERGMGAAVGQVPEMCELNTQWVTSITRLPVIVKLTPNITHIVEPAHAALKGGANALSLINTINSVMSVNLDTLMVTPNIGGRGTHGGYAGPAVKPIALNLLTELMTDAGVLRSGVPICGMGGIVTWKDAAEFMLLGASAVQVCTAAMHYGYRIVEDMIDGLSNWMEDKGFETIYDFSGKSLEQFSTFGQLDLSYQAVARIDPDKCIQCNLCYVACNDTAHQCIDLYSPDGLRVDPGFDPRVSGKQVADSRSTPVVREPDCVGCALCANVCPVDGCIEMVSVPSGRESVTWDQLSAEQPLVTQDWNSMETYRKEAGIEIH; encoded by the coding sequence ATGCCAGATCTGTCCATCAATTTTGCCGGTATTCGCGCTCCCAATCCGTTCTGGCTGGCCTCCGCGCCGCCGACCAACTCCGGCTATCAGGTCAGCAAAGCTTTTGAATACGGCTGGGGCGGAGCGGTCTGGAAGACCATCGGCCCGCCCGTGCTGAACATCTCCAACCGCTACGGTGGTTTGAGCATCGGCAGTCAGCGGTTACTCGCCATCAACAACGTGGAACTGATTTCAGACCGCCCGCTGGACGTCAACTTGCGCGAAATTGCCGAGGTCAAACGGCTGTGGCCTGACCGCGCCGTGATTGTCAGCGCGATGGTGGACGCCTTGCCCGAAGCGTGGCGCGACATCGTGATGAAAATCGAGGACACCGGCGCAGACGGGATCGAACTCAATTACGGCTGCCCTCAGGGAATGAGCGAGCGCGGCATGGGCGCGGCAGTGGGCCAGGTGCCGGAGATGTGCGAACTCAATACCCAGTGGGTCACGTCCATCACGCGTCTGCCAGTCATCGTCAAACTGACGCCCAACATCACCCACATCGTCGAACCGGCTCACGCAGCGCTCAAGGGCGGGGCCAACGCCTTATCGCTCATCAACACCATCAATTCCGTCATGAGCGTCAACCTCGACACCCTAATGGTCACGCCGAACATCGGCGGGCGCGGCACCCACGGCGGTTACGCGGGGCCAGCCGTAAAGCCGATTGCCCTGAACCTGCTGACCGAACTGATGACCGACGCGGGCGTGCTGCGTTCAGGTGTGCCGATCTGCGGCATGGGCGGCATCGTGACCTGGAAGGACGCCGCCGAATTCATGCTGCTGGGCGCGAGTGCCGTGCAGGTCTGTACTGCCGCCATGCACTACGGCTACCGCATCGTGGAAGATATGATCGACGGCCTGAGCAACTGGATGGAAGACAAGGGATTTGAAACGATCTACGACTTTTCCGGTAAATCGCTGGAGCAGTTCAGCACCTTCGGGCAGCTTGATTTGAGCTATCAGGCAGTGGCGCGAATCGACCCGGACAAGTGTATTCAGTGCAATTTGTGTTATGTGGCCTGCAACGATACGGCGCACCAGTGCATTGATCTCTATTCACCGGACGGATTGAGAGTCGATCCGGGCTTTGATCCACGCGTCAGCGGCAAGCAGGTGGCTGACAGCCGCTCCACGCCCGTGGTGCGCGAACCCGATTGTGTGGGCTGTGCGCTGTGCGCCAATGTCTGCCCGGTGGACGGCTGCATCGAAATGGTCAGCGTGCCAAGTGGCCGAGAAAGTGTGACCTGGGATCAGCTCAGCGCCGAGCAACCGCTGGTCACGCAGGACTGGAACTCGATGGAAACGTACCGGAAGGAAGCGGGGATTGAGATTCACTGA
- a CDS encoding ABC transporter substrate-binding protein encodes MKRTLLSLTALLLTGAAYAETINVGAITSLTGRFATFGKMQKAGFQVAIDEINAAGGVSGNKLALLLEDDASDTNKALAAAEKLLNQKVPLIIGSYSSGITKPLSQYMARQKVPLLVATAVDETITKPGNAYTFRVNNQSSVYSRSLLDLFKRMNDSKAGTIKTVAVLTSNDAFGKSVYTDITTLFTKAGYQVVSKDTYDQGLTDFRPILNRYKALSPDAVLIASYEQDAVAVAKQVKEVGLAPKVIAGIATGFALPNFLDGAGSAADNMLVAMVWNPDVTYPGAQNLYVRLKKALGGEEPSQHAAQSYAAMLAAAAAIKQGGTDPEKVREALTKININTAFGPVKFRDYGGYQNQNAVVGLVTQVQGGKFVTVAPATAAKGKLMMSKK; translated from the coding sequence ATGAAACGGACTTTGCTCAGCCTCACGGCCCTGCTGCTCACGGGCGCGGCCTACGCCGAAACCATCAACGTCGGCGCGATCACCTCGCTGACCGGGCGGTTTGCCACCTTCGGCAAGATGCAGAAAGCCGGATTTCAGGTGGCCATCGACGAGATCAACGCGGCGGGTGGCGTCAGCGGCAACAAGCTGGCCCTGCTGCTCGAAGACGACGCCAGCGACACCAACAAAGCGCTGGCCGCCGCCGAGAAGTTGCTTAACCAGAAAGTGCCGCTGATCATCGGCTCGTATTCCAGCGGCATCACCAAGCCGCTCTCACAGTACATGGCCCGCCAGAAAGTGCCGCTCTTGGTGGCCACCGCTGTGGACGAAACCATCACCAAGCCCGGCAACGCCTACACCTTCCGGGTCAACAACCAGTCGAGCGTCTACAGCCGCAGCCTGCTCGATCTGTTCAAACGGATGAACGACAGCAAGGCGGGCACCATCAAAACGGTCGCGGTGCTGACCAGCAACGACGCCTTCGGCAAGAGTGTTTACACCGACATCACCACCCTGTTTACCAAGGCGGGCTATCAGGTCGTTTCCAAGGACACCTATGATCAGGGCCTGACCGACTTCCGGCCCATTCTGAACCGTTACAAGGCCCTCAGCCCCGACGCCGTGCTGATCGCCAGCTACGAACAGGACGCGGTGGCAGTGGCCAAGCAGGTCAAGGAAGTGGGCCTCGCGCCCAAGGTGATCGCGGGCATTGCCACCGGCTTCGCGCTCCCCAACTTTCTGGACGGAGCGGGCAGCGCCGCCGACAACATGCTGGTGGCGATGGTCTGGAACCCCGACGTGACTTATCCAGGAGCGCAGAATCTGTATGTTCGGCTCAAGAAAGCGCTGGGCGGTGAGGAACCCAGCCAGCACGCCGCGCAGAGTTATGCCGCGATGCTGGCCGCTGCCGCCGCCATCAAGCAGGGCGGTACCGACCCCGAGAAAGTCCGCGAGGCGCTGACCAAAATCAATATCAATACCGCTTTCGGCCCGGTGAAGTTCCGCGATTACGGCGGCTACCAGAATCAGAACGCCGTGGTCGGCCTGGTCACGCAGGTGCAGGGCGGCAAGTTCGTGACCGTTGCCCCCGCGACGGCGGCCAAGGGCAAGCTGATGATGTCGAAGAAGTAG
- a CDS encoding branched-chain amino acid ABC transporter permease: protein MDPNTQALVQTLAQGLLTGGIYALIGTGLSLIFGVMRVINFAHGDFLAVGMFIALFLFQRLHLDPYLSLLIAAPIGFGLGYLVQRFLLARLGDRLESSSMLATLGIGLILSNGLLLGFGAQPQSINVAYATKTFALGGIQISLPLLIAGLGTVLAIVLLNLFLYRTELGRAVRATAQNPLGAELQGVNTNWVQAVVFGLGVAFAVVAGVLLLPLLYAFPTVGENYTLKAFVVTVLGGLGNLPGAIAGGLILGIIESLGAYYLSNNYRDAYGLVVFLVVLLLRPEGLFGRTVKRV from the coding sequence GTGGACCCAAATACCCAAGCCCTCGTCCAAACCCTCGCCCAGGGGCTCCTGACCGGCGGTATCTACGCCCTGATCGGCACCGGCCTGAGCCTGATCTTCGGCGTGATGCGGGTCATCAACTTCGCGCACGGCGACTTTCTGGCCGTCGGCATGTTCATCGCCCTGTTCCTGTTTCAGCGCCTGCATCTCGACCCCTACCTCAGTTTGCTGATCGCCGCGCCCATCGGGTTCGGACTGGGCTATCTGGTGCAGCGCTTCTTGTTGGCCCGGCTGGGTGACCGGCTGGAGAGCAGTTCGATGCTGGCCACGCTGGGCATCGGCCTGATTCTCAGCAACGGCCTGCTGCTGGGGTTCGGAGCGCAGCCGCAGAGCATCAACGTCGCTTACGCCACCAAAACCTTTGCGCTGGGCGGCATCCAGATCAGCTTGCCCCTGCTGATTGCCGGACTCGGCACCGTGCTGGCCATCGTGCTGCTCAATCTGTTTTTGTACCGCACCGAGCTGGGCCGCGCCGTTCGCGCCACCGCCCAGAACCCGCTGGGAGCCGAGCTTCAGGGCGTCAATACCAATTGGGTACAGGCCGTCGTCTTTGGACTGGGCGTGGCTTTCGCGGTAGTGGCGGGCGTGCTGCTCTTGCCGCTGCTTTACGCCTTCCCCACCGTGGGCGAGAATTACACTCTCAAGGCCTTCGTAGTCACGGTGCTGGGCGGCCTGGGCAACTTGCCGGGGGCCATCGCGGGCGGCCTGATTCTGGGCATCATCGAGTCTCTGGGGGCCTATTACCTCAGCAACAATTACCGCGACGCTTACGGCCTGGTCGTCTTCCTGGTGGTGCTGCTGCTGCGTCCCGAGGGGCTGTTTGGCCGCACGGTGAAACGGGTATGA
- a CDS encoding ABC transporter ATP-binding protein, whose product MSAPATQSQAASSATPLFEAQGVTVTFGGLTAVKDISLKVRPGEIVGLIGPNGAGKTTLFNALTGFVTPSSGRVLLSGRDITKLPPQARARLGMARTFQVERPFEDLSVLENVLVAAFLRHSGRKAEDSAYAVLERVGLADRAAQPASELNLARRRRLELAKVLALEPKMLFLDESIAGLNPPAQAEMVGLIRELAASGLGIVMVEHIMHVIMGLSNHVICMAFGELLAEGDPETVAHHPDVIRAYLGEDDD is encoded by the coding sequence ATGAGTGCTCCTGCCACTCAGTCTCAGGCAGCCAGCAGCGCCACCCCGCTGTTCGAGGCGCAGGGCGTCACCGTCACTTTCGGCGGCCTGACGGCGGTCAAGGACATCAGCCTCAAGGTGCGGCCCGGCGAGATCGTGGGCCTGATCGGGCCGAACGGAGCGGGCAAAACCACCCTCTTCAACGCGCTGACCGGCTTCGTGACACCCAGCAGCGGGCGGGTGCTGCTCTCAGGGCGCGACATCACCAAACTGCCCCCGCAGGCTCGCGCCCGCCTCGGAATGGCCCGCACCTTTCAGGTCGAGCGGCCCTTCGAAGACCTCAGTGTGCTGGAAAACGTGCTGGTGGCGGCCTTTTTGCGCCACAGCGGTAGAAAAGCCGAGGACAGCGCTTACGCCGTGCTGGAACGGGTCGGCCTGGCGGATAGGGCTGCCCAGCCCGCCAGCGAACTCAATCTGGCCCGCCGCCGCCGCCTGGAACTCGCCAAGGTGCTGGCTCTCGAACCCAAGATGCTGTTTCTGGACGAGTCGATTGCCGGACTCAACCCGCCCGCGCAGGCCGAGATGGTGGGACTGATCCGCGAACTGGCCGCGTCGGGCTTAGGCATCGTGATGGTCGAGCACATCATGCACGTCATCATGGGCCTGTCCAACCACGTCATCTGCATGGCCTTTGGCGAGCTGCTGGCCGAGGGCGACCCCGAAACGGTGGCCCACCATCCGGACGTGATTCGGGCCTACCTGGGAGAAGACGATGACTGA
- a CDS encoding ABC transporter ATP-binding protein: MIFPVPGGQTVALQDANLQIMPGEFISLIGPSGCGKTTLLRLMADLITPTGGELTVSGGTPRAARENRAYGYVFQAPALMEWRNVLSNVKLPLEVMNLPREGRDTRAREMLKLVGLEKFERSYPWQLSGGMQQRVSIARALAFDPAILLMDEPFGALDEITRENLNLELLRLWRETGKTVVFVTHSISEAVFLSTRVVVMTARPGKIEGVVDIDLPQPRSDDSREDPRFFEYATQIRELLRKGHA, translated from the coding sequence ATGATTTTCCCGGTGCCGGGCGGTCAAACCGTCGCGCTGCAAGACGCCAATTTGCAGATCATGCCGGGCGAGTTCATCAGCCTGATCGGGCCTTCAGGGTGCGGCAAAACGACCTTACTGCGCTTGATGGCCGATTTGATCACCCCAACGGGCGGCGAGCTGACCGTCAGCGGCGGCACACCTCGCGCCGCACGCGAGAACCGCGCTTACGGTTATGTGTTTCAGGCTCCGGCCTTAATGGAGTGGCGCAACGTGCTCAGCAACGTCAAATTGCCGCTGGAAGTCATGAATCTGCCGCGTGAAGGCCGCGACACCCGCGCCCGCGAGATGCTGAAACTGGTCGGGCTGGAAAAGTTTGAGCGCTCATACCCGTGGCAACTCTCCGGCGGAATGCAGCAGCGCGTCAGCATTGCCCGCGCCCTGGCTTTCGATCCGGCGATTTTGCTGATGGACGAGCCGTTTGGGGCGCTGGACGAGATCACCCGCGAGAATCTGAATCTGGAGCTGCTGCGGCTGTGGCGCGAAACGGGCAAAACGGTGGTGTTCGTCACCCACTCGATCAGCGAGGCGGTGTTTCTCAGCACCCGCGTGGTGGTCATGACCGCCCGGCCCGGCAAGATTGAAGGCGTGGTCGACATTGATCTGCCGCAGCCCAGAAGCGACGACAGCCGCGAAGACCCGCGCTTTTTTGAGTACGCGACCCAGATTAGGGAACTGCTGCGAAAGGGGCACGCTTGA
- a CDS encoding ABC transporter substrate-binding protein, whose product MNRKNTLCTLALGLSLLGAAQAQTTIKIGAITSLTGRFAEFGKQQMAGFKVAVDEINRKGGINGQKVELQVEDNASDVNKGLSAAEKLVNAGVPLVICEYSSSLVKAQAQYLARQKVPALVVTSSGDDITNPGNDYIFRLNQPATEYARVLFNIFRDNKFKTVAMITGTGAFEKSVADAARGFAKEYGMTLVEDQSYDKGLTDFRPVLNRIKAKNPDALFMVSYAEDSVALMRQAREVGVKPKLFAGGAAGFALPDFIKDGGSAADNVLVATAWIKELRYPGTQKLHVDLVKALGGAEPSYHAAQAYAGVLVAADAIKRAGSTDREKVKAALNTTNMQTAFGPIVFKDFEGFKNQNPIAMVAEQVQGGKFVPVYPKSASPLKIKFER is encoded by the coding sequence ATGAACAGGAAGAACACACTTTGCACGCTGGCCCTCGGCCTTTCTCTACTGGGAGCCGCTCAGGCCCAGACCACCATTAAGATCGGGGCCATCACCTCGCTGACGGGCCGCTTTGCCGAGTTCGGCAAGCAGCAGATGGCGGGCTTTAAGGTCGCCGTGGACGAGATCAACCGCAAGGGCGGCATCAACGGCCAGAAAGTCGAGTTGCAGGTCGAGGACAACGCCAGCGACGTCAACAAGGGCCTTTCCGCCGCCGAGAAACTGGTCAACGCGGGCGTGCCGCTGGTGATCTGCGAGTATTCCAGCAGCCTGGTCAAAGCGCAGGCGCAGTATCTGGCCCGTCAGAAAGTCCCGGCCCTGGTGGTCACCAGCAGCGGCGACGACATCACCAACCCCGGCAACGACTACATCTTCCGGCTCAACCAACCGGCCACCGAGTACGCCCGGGTGCTGTTCAATATCTTCCGCGACAACAAATTCAAAACGGTGGCGATGATTACCGGCACCGGAGCCTTCGAGAAATCGGTGGCCGACGCGGCGCGGGGCTTTGCCAAGGAATACGGCATGACGCTGGTGGAAGACCAGAGCTACGACAAGGGCCTGACCGATTTCCGGCCCGTCCTCAACCGCATCAAGGCCAAGAATCCCGACGCGCTGTTCATGGTCAGCTACGCCGAGGATTCGGTGGCGCTGATGCGTCAGGCCCGCGAGGTGGGTGTCAAACCCAAATTGTTCGCGGGCGGAGCGGCGGGCTTTGCGCTGCCCGACTTCATCAAGGATGGTGGCAGCGCCGCCGACAACGTACTGGTCGCCACCGCCTGGATCAAGGAACTGCGCTACCCCGGCACCCAGAAGCTGCACGTCGATCTGGTCAAGGCGCTGGGCGGAGCGGAGCCGAGCTACCACGCCGCCCAGGCCTACGCGGGCGTGCTGGTGGCCGCCGACGCCATCAAGCGGGCGGGCAGCACTGACCGCGAGAAAGTCAAAGCGGCGCTGAATACCACCAACATGCAGACCGCTTTCGGCCCGATTGTCTTCAAGGACTTCGAGGGCTTCAAGAACCAGAACCCGATTGCCATGGTCGCCGAGCAGGTGCAGGGCGGCAAATTCGTGCCGGTCTACCCCAAGTCGGCCTCGCCCCTGAAAATCAAATTCGAGCGCTGA
- the hydA gene encoding dihydropyrimidinase, whose translation MTLLIQNGEIVSDGQRYRADILVEGETITQIGEQLSAPADARVIDASSKYIFPGFIDPHVHIHLPFMGTFAKDTHTTGSIAALMGGTTTYIEMLAPAGSERLSAGWKTWTDLAEGKSACDYSFHIGVTRWDKTTEATLRKLVAQGMKSFKVFLAYKGAFGIDDNALYQVCKLAAELGVIVTAHCENADLVSQLQQKLLAEGKTGPEWHEPSRPEGVEAEGTAHFATFIEMTGARGYVVHLSNARSLEAALEAKERGVDLAVEVVIPHLLLDKTYAERGGVEGAKYVMSPPLRDQSNHRALWEALERGQIDTVATDHCPFDVAQKHMGDADFTKIPNGIPAIEDRANLLYTYGVSRSRLSLERFVDAVSTRAAQLFGLYPRKGTVSVGSDADLVIYDPHYRGTISAATSHMNNDYSGFEGFELDGRPEIVTVRGEVAVENGEFVGTVGRGELLRR comes from the coding sequence ATGACCCTACTCATCCAAAATGGTGAAATCGTTTCCGACGGCCAGCGCTACCGGGCCGACATTCTGGTGGAAGGCGAAACCATTACCCAGATTGGCGAGCAGCTCAGCGCCCCGGCGGATGCACGGGTGATAGACGCCAGCAGCAAATACATTTTCCCTGGCTTTATTGATCCGCACGTGCATATCCATTTGCCCTTCATGGGCACGTTCGCCAAAGACACCCACACCACCGGCTCTATCGCCGCGCTGATGGGCGGAACGACCACTTACATAGAAATGCTGGCTCCCGCTGGAAGCGAACGGCTCTCGGCAGGTTGGAAAACTTGGACGGACTTGGCCGAGGGCAAGAGCGCTTGCGATTACAGCTTTCACATCGGCGTGACCCGCTGGGACAAGACCACCGAAGCCACTTTGCGGAAGCTGGTGGCGCAGGGGATGAAGTCCTTCAAGGTGTTTCTGGCCTACAAGGGCGCGTTCGGGATTGACGACAACGCGCTTTATCAGGTGTGCAAGCTGGCCGCCGAACTCGGCGTGATCGTCACCGCCCACTGCGAGAATGCCGATCTGGTGTCTCAGCTTCAGCAGAAGTTACTGGCGGAAGGGAAGACCGGCCCCGAGTGGCACGAGCCGAGCCGCCCGGAAGGGGTGGAAGCCGAGGGAACCGCCCACTTCGCCACCTTCATCGAGATGACCGGCGCACGCGGCTACGTGGTTCACCTGTCCAACGCCCGCTCGCTGGAAGCCGCGCTGGAGGCCAAGGAACGCGGCGTCGATCTGGCGGTGGAAGTGGTGATCCCCCACCTGCTGCTCGATAAAACCTACGCCGAGCGGGGTGGCGTGGAGGGAGCCAAGTACGTGATGTCGCCGCCGCTGCGCGACCAGAGCAACCACCGCGCCCTATGGGAAGCGCTGGAACGCGGCCAGATCGACACGGTGGCCACCGACCACTGCCCCTTCGACGTGGCCCAAAAGCACATGGGCGACGCCGATTTTACCAAGATTCCCAACGGGATTCCGGCCATCGAAGACCGCGCCAACCTGCTCTACACCTACGGGGTCAGCCGCAGCCGCCTGAGCTTGGAGCGCTTCGTGGACGCCGTGAGTACGCGGGCCGCGCAACTGTTCGGTCTCTATCCACGCAAGGGAACCGTCTCGGTGGGCAGCGACGCCGACTTGGTGATCTACGATCCGCACTACCGGGGCACCATCAGCGCCGCCACTTCGCACATGAACAACGATTACAGCGGCTTCGAGGGCTTTGAACTTGACGGCAGGCCCGAAATCGTGACGGTGCGCGGCGAGGTGGCGGTGGAGAACGGAGAATTTGTAGGCACGGTCGGGCGCGGGGAATTGCTTCGGCGCTGA
- a CDS encoding branched-chain amino acid ABC transporter permease, with protein sequence MISRPRALTYGNVWLSVILLAVMALYPFVFGKAMNFGVSTLLLAGFAMSWNILGGWAGQLSLGHAALLGIGAYTVTLFAIPERAPAWLGLAGPVAPWWGTLIGMGLAALLALVWGWLTFGLRGSYFVLSSIAVALIIRLVVINEDFGGGAEGLFMPDLPKLFGLDLFDRKVEYGLAFFFVALTLLVTHMLRRSRLGYALQAVREDEDGARALGIDPRRMKLAAFVISAMLTALGGSIYAIYLQAFEPHTLLELPLSVQIALMAIIGGRSSIQGPIIGALLLAIFGEVFRNIFANANLLIYGVLILAVTLFAPDGLVGLFKRRGSKLGANR encoded by the coding sequence GTGATCTCCCGCCCCCGCGCCCTCACCTACGGCAACGTCTGGCTGAGCGTCATCCTGCTGGCGGTAATGGCGCTGTACCCCTTCGTCTTCGGCAAAGCCATGAACTTCGGCGTCAGCACTCTGCTGCTGGCGGGCTTTGCTATGAGCTGGAACATTCTGGGCGGCTGGGCCGGGCAACTCAGCCTCGGCCACGCGGCGCTGCTGGGCATCGGCGCTTACACGGTGACGCTGTTTGCCATTCCCGAACGCGCTCCAGCTTGGCTGGGACTGGCTGGCCCGGTCGCGCCCTGGTGGGGAACCCTGATCGGGATGGGGCTGGCGGCGCTGCTGGCGCTGGTGTGGGGCTGGCTGACCTTCGGGCTGCGCGGCAGTTACTTCGTGCTCTCCAGCATCGCGGTGGCGCTGATTATCCGCTTGGTGGTCATCAATGAGGACTTCGGCGGCGGTGCGGAAGGGCTGTTCATGCCGGATTTGCCCAAGTTGTTCGGCCTCGATCTGTTTGACCGCAAGGTGGAATATGGTCTGGCCTTTTTCTTCGTGGCGCTCACCCTGCTGGTCACGCATATGCTGCGCCGCTCGCGGCTGGGCTACGCTCTCCAGGCCGTGCGCGAGGACGAGGACGGAGCGCGGGCGCTGGGCATCGACCCCCGGCGCATGAAGCTGGCGGCCTTCGTCATCTCGGCGATGCTGACGGCGCTGGGCGGCTCAATTTACGCCATCTACCTGCAAGCCTTCGAGCCGCATACCCTCCTCGAACTTCCGCTGAGTGTCCAGATCGCGCTGATGGCGATTATCGGCGGGCGCAGCAGCATTCAGGGACCAATTATAGGAGCGCTGCTGCTGGCGATTTTCGGCGAGGTCTTCCGCAACATCTTCGCCAATGCCAACCTGCTGATTTACGGCGTGCTGATTCTGGCGGTGACTCTGTTCGCGCCCGACGGCTTGGTGGGCCTGTTCAAGCGGCGCGGCAGCAAACTGGGGGCCAACAGATGA
- a CDS encoding SDR family oxidoreductase: MRILFIGGTGIISSACSQLALERGYELYLLNRGQSSRPSPAGAKILHGDVRDPASVQAALGDLTFDVVVNWVAFTPQHIETDLELFRGRTRQYVFISSASAYQKPIGHLPITESTPLHNPFWKYSRDKIACEERVTQAYHEDGFPITIVRPSHTYDQTLLPMDGGYTVVDRMRRGQPVIVHGDGTSLWTLTHHRDFAVGFVGLLGRAQVIGDAVQITGDEWLTWNQIFGEVARAAGTTAEIVHVPSEVIATFDPEWGAGLLGDKSHSVIFDNTKLKRLVPDYRANIPFARGIEEVMAWYDADPARQVINPELNRTMDAIIEQVQRVRP, encoded by the coding sequence ATGCGAATTCTGTTTATCGGCGGCACCGGCATTATCAGCTCCGCTTGCTCGCAACTCGCCCTAGAGCGCGGCTATGAGCTTTATCTGCTCAACCGGGGCCAGTCCAGCCGCCCCAGTCCGGCAGGCGCAAAAATCCTGCACGGCGACGTTCGCGACCCCGCCAGCGTGCAGGCCGCGCTGGGCGACCTCACTTTCGACGTGGTGGTCAACTGGGTGGCCTTCACGCCGCAGCACATCGAAACCGACTTGGAATTGTTCAGGGGCCGCACCCGGCAATACGTTTTTATCAGCTCGGCCTCGGCGTATCAAAAACCCATCGGCCACCTGCCCATCACCGAATCCACCCCGCTGCACAACCCGTTCTGGAAGTATTCCCGCGACAAAATTGCCTGCGAGGAACGGGTGACTCAGGCTTACCATGAGGACGGCTTCCCCATAACCATCGTGCGGCCCTCGCACACCTACGACCAGACCCTACTGCCGATGGACGGCGGCTACACCGTGGTCGACCGGATGCGGCGCGGCCAGCCGGTGATCGTTCACGGCGACGGAACCTCGCTGTGGACACTGACCCACCACCGCGACTTCGCCGTGGGCTTTGTCGGCTTGCTGGGTAGAGCGCAGGTCATCGGCGACGCGGTGCAGATTACTGGTGACGAGTGGCTGACCTGGAACCAGATTTTCGGGGAAGTGGCGCGGGCCGCCGGAACCACTGCCGAGATCGTGCATGTGCCCTCCGAGGTGATCGCCACCTTTGACCCCGAATGGGGCGCGGGGCTCCTGGGCGACAAGTCTCACAGCGTCATTTTCGACAACACGAAGCTCAAACGGCTGGTGCCGGACTACCGGGCCAACATTCCCTTTGCACGCGGCATTGAGGAAGTCATGGCTTGGTACGACGCCGACCCGGCACGGCAAGTCATCAACCCCGAGTTGAACCGGACGATGGACGCCATCATCGAGCAGGTTCAGCGGGTGCGGCCCTGA
- a CDS encoding GntR family transcriptional regulator gives MNLLRPVPSIRVVDAVHQRIRQAILTGELPPGTRLSVPDLARRLDVSRSPIREAVLHLVAEGLAVEHSRRGAEVARVNLSDLLEIYAVRAALEGLAAQLCAESMSAADLTALRGVLDAQGAPAVSGDVAGYRELDLRFHQIIVQSCGNSRLAKSAEQLTAELSLATRLMADSAEHLRASHTEHRRIVAALIERRPDEAERAMREHLARVSGAVQAKVAAQSQVLSGPEPPQTAPQTIFSNSTANSILDHSPLGGTS, from the coding sequence TTGAATCTGCTCCGTCCCGTTCCTTCAATTCGCGTGGTGGACGCCGTGCATCAGCGCATCCGGCAAGCCATTCTGACTGGCGAACTGCCACCGGGAACGCGGCTGAGCGTGCCAGATCTGGCGCGTCGGCTCGACGTTTCGCGCAGCCCGATCCGTGAGGCAGTGCTGCATCTGGTGGCCGAGGGCCTGGCCGTCGAGCATTCTCGGCGCGGCGCGGAAGTAGCCCGCGTCAATCTGAGCGACCTTCTCGAAATTTATGCGGTTCGTGCGGCGCTGGAGGGTCTGGCCGCTCAGTTGTGCGCCGAGTCGATGAGCGCCGCTGACCTCACCGCTCTGCGCGGGGTGCTGGACGCTCAGGGCGCACCCGCCGTCAGCGGTGACGTGGCAGGCTACCGCGAACTTGATCTGCGTTTCCACCAGATCATCGTGCAGAGCTGCGGCAATTCGCGGCTGGCCAAGAGCGCTGAGCAGCTTACCGCCGAGCTGAGTTTGGCGACTCGCCTGATGGCCGACAGCGCCGAGCATCTGCGGGCCAGCCACACCGAACACCGCCGCATCGTGGCTGCCCTGATCGAGCGCCGCCCTGACGAAGCCGAGCGAGCCATGCGTGAGCATCTGGCGCGTGTTTCGGGAGCAGTGCAGGCCAAAGTCGCCGCCCAGAGTCAGGTGCTGAGCGGCCCAGAACCGCCTCAAACAGCGCCGCAAACCATCTTTTCCAATTCGACCGCCAACTCCATTCTCGACCACTCACCGCTCGGAGGAACATCATGA